Proteins encoded in a region of the Phaenicophaeus curvirostris isolate KB17595 chromosome 1, BPBGC_Pcur_1.0, whole genome shotgun sequence genome:
- the GPR162 gene encoding probable G-protein coupled receptor 162 has translation MGDSESESTLHNNSLWWLACGMLALLANSWIILSITAKQQKHKPLELLLCFLAGTHILMAAVPLTTYAVVQLRRESSDYDWNESICKVFVSTYYTLALATCFTVASLSYHRMWMVRWPVNYRLSNAKKQALHAVMGIWMVSFILSTLPSIGWHNNGERYYARGCQFIVSKIGLGFGVCFSLLLLGGIVMGLVCVGITFYQTLWAHRRRRRCRHQRAEEASSCSSSAHTTFNVPAIVVEDVRGKRRSSLDGSESAKTSLQMTNLISAIVFLYDTLTGVPILVVSFFSLRYDTAPTWMVLAVLWCSMVQTLLLPSFIWSCERYRADLRTVWEQCVAIMSEEDGDDDGVCDDYGDGRICKVRFDANGAAAVKRDSRDIKLLPMHHMLLPQDNVHYLQVPISRRMSHDETNIFSAHRSAPSFLHKWSSSDDIRISTPRKLGGPGFLPPHLHDYQHRRRPPEDELTTLRQFLEGGLMPRGSSSSACFFRDEITTFIDETPQPTPACSPRHSRLPLASRRDRRLSLGSREEENTDRPRRCSLAGNEPWHLQDGEQMPCERTLEACESQTFQDPKL, from the exons ATGGGGGACTCTGAGTCAGAGTCCACTTTGCACAACAATTCACTGTGGTGGCTGGCATGTGGGATGTTAGCCCTGTTGGCCAATTCTTGGATTATCCTCAGCATCACAGCCAAACAACAGAAACACAAgcctctggagctgctgctgtgcttcctTGCTGGGACCCACATACTTATGGCAGCAGTACCCCTCACCACCTATGCTGTGGTTCAGCTGCGGCGTGAGTCCTCCGACTACGACTGGAACGAAAGCATCTGCAAGGTCTTTGTCTCCACATACTACACCCTGGCACTGGCGACCTGCTTCACCGTGGCCTCCCTCTCCTACCACCGCATGTGGATGGTGAGATGGCCAGTCAACTACCGGCTGAGCAACGCCAAGAAGCAGGCTCTGCACGCTGTCATGGGTATCTGGATGGTGTCATTCATCCTCTCTACCCTGCCCTCCATCGGCTGGCACAACAATGGCGAGCGCTACTATGCCCGTGGCTGCCAGTTCATTGTCAGCAAGATAGGGTTGGGCTTCGGGGTCTGCTTTAGCCTCTTGCTGCTCGGAGGGATCGTCATGGGCTTGGTGTGTGTGGGTATCACTTTCTACCAGACCCTGTGGGCACACAGAAGACGCCGGCGGTGCCGCCATCAGCGGGCAGAGGAAGCTTCGTCCTGCTCTTCATCAGCACACACCACTTTCAATGTGCCAGCCATTGTAGTGGAGGATGTACGAGGCAAAAGGAGGTCTTCGCTGGATGGCTCCGAGTCAGCTAAGACCTCCTTGCAGATGACCAACCTCATCAGTGCTATTGTCTTCCTGTATGACACACTAACTGGGGTGCCTATCTTG GTTGTGAGCTTTTTTAGCCTGCGCTATGATACAGCCCCAACTTGGATGGTCCTGGCTGTGCTCTGGTGCTCCATGGTGCAGACCTTGCTGCTCCCCTCCTTCATCTGGTCCTGTGAGCGCTACCGAGCAGATCTCCGCACTGTGTGGGAGCAGTGTGTGGCTATCATGTCTGAGGAAGACGGAGATGATG ATGGGGTGTGTGATGATTATGGTGATGGCAGGATCTGCAAAGTGAGATTCGATGCGAACGGTGCGGCAGCTGTGAAGCGGGACTCCCGGGACATCAAGCTGCTACCCATGCACCACATGTTGTTGCCCCAGGACAATGTGCACTACCTGCAG GTCCCTATCTCCCGGAGAATGTCACACGATGAGACTAACATTTTCTCCGCCCACCGCTCCGCTCCATCCTTCCTACACAAGTGGTCTTCATCTGATGACATCCGCATTTCCACTCCCCGCAAGCTTGGAGGCCCTGGCTTCTTGCCTCCTCACCTGCATGACTACCAGCACCGCCGGCGGCCCCCAGAAGATGAGCTGACGACCCTAAGGCAGTTTTTAGAGGGGGGGCTGATGCCCAGGGGCTCCAGCTCCAGCGCCTGCTTCTTCCGAGATGAGATCACCACGTTCATCGACGAGACACCACAACCCACCCCAGCCTGCAGCCCACGGCACTCCCGTCTCCCACTTGCATCACGCCGTGATCGCCGCCTCTCCCTcggcagcagagaggaggagaacacTGATCGGCCACGGCGCTGCTCCTTGGCTGGCAACGAACCCTGGCATCTGCAGGATGGAGAGCAGATGCCATGTGAAAGGACCCTTGAGGCTTGCGAGTCACAGACCTTCCAGGACCCCAAACTATGA